The genomic stretch TGCGGTATCCAGCGTTTCGTTAGTGGGCAGTCAGTTTTTCTTTACGCTGCCGTTCAGCGTTATTCACAAATATCCTAAGCAGGCCTGGAGAGTTCGGGAGGATCTGAGGGAGCAGCCGGTGTGGATCGTTGAGGACGACGATGAGATGCGCGGGCATTGGAGCGACACGATAGAAACATACGGCTTAACAGCGATCCCATTCCATTCTTGGAGAATGGCCCGGGATCGTCTCCGCCGAATAGGGGAAGGCGCATTGCCGAAGCTAATTATACTGGATATGGAAATGCCGGATATGTACGGAGCGGAGACCTGGCTCGAATTCCATCGCGATGCGGAAGCGGTCGGTGTTAAGACGATTGCGATGACGACCTCCTATGGCCGAGATGAAATGATGCAGCTCTCAACAGAGCAAAGGCCGGTCACGCTGTTAATTAAGCCTATTATGCGTACGGGCATGCTTCGCGCAATTGAAAGTGTTTTGGAGCAGAAGGACCCCTATTCGTATGAAGCGGAGAATTTAGAGCCTGCTGCTGCAATTACGAAGAATGAATCCGCTACGCGTATTTTGTTAGCTGAGGACAATAAGATCAATCAGCTAGTCGCGATCGAGCTGCTGAAGGAGCAGGGCTACGAGGTCGGATTAGCTGAGAATGGCGAGGAAGCGCTCCAGAAAATTTCAGAGGAGCATTGGGATTTGATTTTAATGGATATTCATATGCCAGTTATGGATGGCCCGGAAGCCGTTCGGTTAATTCGCAGTCAATCAAAGTACGATAATATTCCTATTATTGCAGTGACTGCAAATGTGCTTCGCAATGACCATGAGCGTTATTTGCGGCAGGGGATGAATGATGTAGTGACCAAGCCCGTTTCCTCGGAGCGGCTTCATGCCGTTATTGCTTATTGGTTGAAGCAAAGCTCTTCATTTCAAGTGAACTCAGCCGTGCGGCATGATAGTTCGGAAGAGGGAATCAGAACCGAAGCTGCGGAGCCAGCACCCAAGACCCTCATGCCATCCATTGCAGGCATGGACGTGGAGAGCGCCATTTCTAGAGTCAATGGGAAGCTGCCGATCCTGCAGCATATGATGGAGCAATTTGTGCTTGATTATGATTCCTTCGCAGATCAGCTAAGGATGATGGTTAAGCAAGCTGAGCTAACTATTATTAAACGTATGGCTCATACCTTAAAGGGTGCGGCCGGTTATTTATCTGCTTATGAGCTGTTAGAGGCGGTATGCGAGATGGAACGAGTGATTAAGCAGCCTGACGTTAATATGGAGGAGCTGCAAGAGGCAATTACGCAGGTAGAAGCATCCTTGACACTGCTTTTGGATGGATTGCGTCAGGCTAAAACTGTATTTGATCAAAATTCCTAACAATTTTCTAACAAATTGTTGTCCCTTTAATGTTGGTAATGTATAGTAGAGATACAATGAATATTCGACAGAAATCTTCAATCCTCAAAAAGGGTGACGACAATGTATAAAGTTTTAGTTATTGAAGATGACGTCATGATGAGTGATATGCTGTCAATGTATTTAACAGAAGAAGGCTATTCTGTCATGCAAGCCTATAGAGCAGATGAAGGGCTGCGGCTCGCGCTCGAATTTGCTCCGAATTTGGTGCTGCTTGATTTGATTTTGCCTGATCTGGATGGCATGGAGGTTTGTGCTCTCCTTCGAAAGCGCTCTAACGTACCTATTATGATACTATCTATGAAAAGTGAAGTATCTGAACGGGTCCAAGCGTTGAAGGCTGGAGCAGATGATTATATGTGCAAGCCCTTCAGTATGCATGAAATGACAGCTCGAGTAGAAGCGTTGATTCGTCGGTCCAATACGATGCAGACAGACTCGGTCCAGCAAATTGCGGCTGCAGTTGAAGGTCTTGAAGACAGTGATCCTATCCAGCTTGATTTCGAGAGACGATTGCTGCTAGTGCGAGGGGTACTAGTAGAAACTACTTTTTCGGAGTATGAGCTAATGAAGCTATTCCTAGCTTATCCCGGTAAAGTGTTTAGTAGAGAAGAGCTTATTAATACGATTCGAGGCTTTGATTCTTTCGTGACTGACCGTGCTATCGATGTGCATATCGTCAATCTACGAAAGAAAATCGAGCAAAACCCTAAGGAACCAAAGCTAATTCGTACGGTTTGGGGTTTTGGCTATAAGTATACGGCTGAGCATTCAAGTGTTAGGCATAGCTAGCTTTCTTGTCCTGTTGTATGCCTTGGAACCAGTTCGCGGAAGCGGAATGGTTCTTTTTTTTATGCAAAAAACAAAAAACGGTGTGGGATTAATGTTAGGCTGTTAGAATTTCTAACAGTCTTCTAAACGTAGTTCCCTAAGTTTTCTAATGATTGTATGACAAAATTGGGATATATAAGGAAAGGGACGGTGTTTCAACCATATGGATGCTCTGACAGGTTTGCCAGACCGCCAGAAAGCCTTTGCTCAGCTTGAATTAACGGTGAATATTGCACGTGCGGCAGGAAAGCGGATGGTTGTAGCTCTTGTTGACTTAGATCGGTTTTACCTGGTGAACGAGACTAGGGGAACGGATTTTGGCAATGAGGTGCTTTGTATCATTAGCAAGCGATTATCGGCAGCAAGATGGGCCTCTACGACGATTAGCAGAGTGGGGGGCAATCGTTTTTTAATTGCCGCGCCTTTAGAGGCGGATGAGTGTACAGACATGCAGACTGTGGAAGCGATCAAAAATGCTGTTGAGCGTCCCATTGAAGCTGGTGGAACCGAGCTCTACTTAACCTCCAGTATCGGAGCGACATTGTTTCCTCAGGATGGCCGGACAAGCGAGCAGTTAATATACCGGGCAGAAACAGCTTTATATCAATCCAAGGAGCAGGGCGGAAATCGCGCTCGGTTTTATAATACGGAGGATACAATAAGGCTTAATCGGCGCATTGCAATCGAGGAGGCGCTGAGACCTGCATTGTACCTACGGCAGTTTCGTCTAAGCTATCAGCCCATCTATCGTCTGGCCGATGGCAAGCTAAGAGGCTTTGAAACGTTAATCCGATGGGATCATCCCGAGCTTGGCCAAATCTCACCCTCGGAGTTTTTACTGTTAGCCGAGCAGAACGGACTAATCTTGCCAATAGGAGAATGGGTGATTAGAGAAGCATGCAAAATGCTGGCAGGCCTAGGCAAGCACGGCTTAGACAGCGTAATTATGTCGATTAAT from Paenibacillus sp. FSL H8-0548 encodes the following:
- a CDS encoding bifunctional diguanylate cyclase/phosphodiesterase is translated as MDALTGLPDRQKAFAQLELTVNIARAAGKRMVVALVDLDRFYLVNETRGTDFGNEVLCIISKRLSAARWASTTISRVGGNRFLIAAPLEADECTDMQTVEAIKNAVERPIEAGGTELYLTSSIGATLFPQDGRTSEQLIYRAETALYQSKEQGGNRARFYNTEDTIRLNRRIAIEEALRPALYLRQFRLSYQPIYRLADGKLRGFETLIRWDHPELGQISPSEFLLLAEQNGLILPIGEWVIREACKMLAGLGKHGLDSVIMSINISPQQLLDPTFSQILQNMLSEYNISPSSLELEITEKTMLYSSDVAMVNLSWLRAAGVRIALDHFGVGYSSLANLKQLPIQCLKIDRSFIKKIELQGAEQIIVEGMIKLAQKLGLEVIAEGVEYAEQYELLCEWGCNYVQGFLLGKPQEPDVLDLSLIRRSEPTAARYEK
- a CDS encoding response regulator transcription factor, translated to MYKVLVIEDDVMMSDMLSMYLTEEGYSVMQAYRADEGLRLALEFAPNLVLLDLILPDLDGMEVCALLRKRSNVPIMILSMKSEVSERVQALKAGADDYMCKPFSMHEMTARVEALIRRSNTMQTDSVQQIAAAVEGLEDSDPIQLDFERRLLLVRGVLVETTFSEYELMKLFLAYPGKVFSREELINTIRGFDSFVTDRAIDVHIVNLRKKIEQNPKEPKLIRTVWGFGYKYTAEHSSVRHS